Below is a window of Pseudomonas monteilii DNA.
CAGGGGCCGCTCCCACACCCGTAGCTATACCGCGGCGTTGCAGGTTATCGCGGGACCCTGTGGAAGCGGGCTTGCCCGCGATGCAGGCGGTGACGGACCGGACGCCATCGCGGGCAAGCCCGCTCCCACAAGCTGCTTGCGCAGCCATGACTACATTGATGGCTGCAGAGGTCTGGGTGGGAGCTGGCTTGCCAGCGATAGGGCCCTGCCAGGCGCCGCACACGGTCGGGCATGTACCGAGTAGAGAAGACAGTTGCGTCCACAGGTGACCGCGATAGCCTGCAATCCCGCGGCGGGGCTACGGGTGTGTGCCTTGGCTGGTGGTGATGGCCTGGTAGGCGGGGTTGGCTGGTTTTATGGCCCCTGCGGGGCCAATCGCGGCACAGGGGCCGCTCCTACACCCGTAGCCCCGCCGCGGGATTGCAGGCTATCGCGGCCACCTGTGGGAACGGCCCCTGCCGAGGCGCTGGACCGGCCGCAATTGGGCCCGCAAGGTCCACAGAGTTATTGAGTTATTTGCTTTAAAATCAATACGATATTTTATTTTCTACGAGAGCAGCCTGTGGGAGCGGGCTTGCCCGCGATGGCGTCCGGTTCGGCACCGCCTGCATCGCGGGCAATCGCGCCTACGACAGGGTGCGCCGGCCTGCCAGACCTGCAAAGCAGTTCAGACGGTAGCGCGCTGGAACGTCGGAATCGCCAACCCCAGGCTTTCACGCAAGGTCGTGCCTTCGTAGGCCGTACGGTACAGCCCGCGCTCCTGCAGCAACGGCACCACCTGCTCGGTGAAGCGGCGGAACTGCTCCGGGTGGCCGATGTAGATGTTGAACCCGTCCAGGGCCCGCGCTTCGAACCACTCGGCCATCTTGGCCGCCACGGTGTCAGCCGATCCGACGAATGCCCCAGGTCGCAATTGACGCCCGAACTCGACGGCCTGACGCAGGCTGAAACCCTTGTCCCGGGCCTGGTCGGCAATGCGCTTGGCATTGGTGAAGAAGCTGCTGCGTGCCGACTCGAGGCTCTCCTGCGGAAACGGCGCATCCAGGTCGTACTGGCTGAAATCATGCCAGCCGAAGTTGCGCCCGAACTCCTTCAACGCCAGCTCGAAACTGTGGTCGGCCTGATGGTAGTGACGCTCGATTTCCCGGGCCTGGTCATCGTCGTCGCCGACGTAGATCTCCGCGCCCGGCAGCACCAGCAATTGCTCCGGGTCACGCCCCAGGCGTGCGGCACGCCCCTTGATGTCGCGGTAGAACGCCTGGCCCTGTTCGAGGCTCGCCGCATGGGTGAACACCACGTCGGCCGTGGCCGCACCCAGGTCGCGCCCCTGTTCGGAGTCCCCGGCCTGGAAGATCACCGGCTGCCCCTGGGGCGAGCGCTGGATGTTCAGCGGGCCGGTCACCGAGAAGTGTTCGCCCTTGTGGTGCAGGGCGTGGAGCTTGGCCGGGTCGAGGAAGCGGCCACTGGCCCGGTCGCGTGGGAAGGCATCGTCCTCATAGGAGTGCCACAGCGCCTGCACCACTTTCACGTGTTCTTCGGCCCGGGCGTAACGGGTGTCGTAATCGTAGTGCTC
It encodes the following:
- a CDS encoding monooxygenase, which encodes MRTRQIKLGALTMGCGGPGRHNLWLDPALPADASVNIDWYIDIAQQAERALFDLMFIVDSQFITPGSPSHYLNRLEPLTLLSALAVSTRRLGLVGTLTTSYNAPFNVARRLASLDLISKGRAGWNVVTSGDAGTAGNYGLDEHYDYDTRYARAEEHVKVVQALWHSYEDDAFPRDRASGRFLDPAKLHALHHKGEHFSVTGPLNIQRSPQGQPVIFQAGDSEQGRDLGAATADVVFTHAASLEQGQAFYRDIKGRAARLGRDPEQLLVLPGAEIYVGDDDDQAREIERHYHQADHSFELALKEFGRNFGWHDFSQYDLDAPFPQESLESARSSFFTNAKRIADQARDKGFSLRQAVEFGRQLRPGAFVGSADTVAAKMAEWFEARALDGFNIYIGHPEQFRRFTEQVVPLLQERGLYRTAYEGTTLRESLGLAIPTFQRATV